Proteins encoded by one window of Geothermobacter hydrogeniphilus:
- the hisB gene encoding imidazoleglycerol-phosphate dehydratase HisB: protein MRKATINRKTNETEIRIELALDGRGEHAVDTGVPFFDHMLVQIARHGFFDLRVAAHGDLEIDAHHTVEDVGIALGEAFKQALGDKIGIRRYGRGTMPMHESLASVILDFSGRPHLVFNVDIPKAQVGNFETELVEEFFTAFCNHGGVNVHVNLAYGDNLHHIIEAIFKAFARALDEACGLDPRIDGVLSSKGKLE from the coding sequence ATGCGCAAGGCAACTATCAACCGCAAGACCAATGAAACCGAAATCCGCATCGAACTGGCTCTCGACGGTCGCGGTGAGCATGCCGTCGACACGGGGGTGCCGTTTTTCGACCACATGCTGGTACAGATCGCCCGCCACGGCTTTTTTGACCTGCGGGTGGCGGCCCATGGCGACCTGGAGATTGACGCCCACCACACGGTGGAGGATGTCGGCATTGCCCTTGGTGAGGCCTTCAAACAGGCGCTCGGCGACAAGATCGGCATCCGCCGCTACGGACGTGGCACCATGCCGATGCACGAGTCGCTGGCCTCGGTGATTCTCGACTTTTCCGGTCGGCCGCACCTGGTTTTCAACGTCGATATTCCCAAGGCGCAGGTCGGCAATTTCGAGACCGAGCTGGTCGAGGAATTTTTCACCGCTTTCTGCAACCACGGCGGGGTCAATGTTCATGTCAACCTCGCCTACGGCGACAACCTGCACCACATTATCGAGGCGATCTTCAAGGCTTTCGCCCGCGCTCTCGACGAGGCCTGCGGGCTTGATCCGCGTATTGACGGGGTGTTGTCGAGCAAGGGCAAGCTGGAATAA
- the hisD gene encoding histidinol dehydrogenase translates to MQILKFSDPGFDGAFRRIEQRAEDIPEGIEQTVKQIIADIRQRGDAALFELTARFDRLQLDAGSVEVSEAEIEAACAAVEPQAYADLKLAAERIAVYHRKQKQETWLSTDEDDLLVGQLVRPLDRVGIYVPGGKAAYPSSVLMNAVPAKVAGVGEVIMTVPMPDGVANPHVLTAARIAGVDRIFRVGGAQAVAALAYGTESVPRVDKITGPGNIYVATAKKLVFGQVDIDMIAGPSEILVINDGSGEAAHIAADLLSQAEHDELASAVLVTTCREMAAAVAAEVDRQLSELTREAIARSSIDNYGAIIVARDLDEAAAFSNRIAPEHLELAVADPFGLLPRIRHAGAIFMGHNTPEAAGDYLAGPNHTLPTGGTARFFSPLSLDDYVKKSSIVSFSRAGLERLGGAIERIATLEGLEAHAKSVSKRLEKKS, encoded by the coding sequence ATGCAGATTCTCAAATTCAGCGATCCGGGGTTTGACGGGGCTTTCCGCAGGATCGAACAGCGGGCCGAGGACATTCCCGAAGGGATTGAACAGACGGTCAAGCAGATCATTGCCGACATCCGGCAGCGCGGCGACGCCGCGCTCTTCGAGCTGACCGCCCGTTTCGATCGTCTGCAGCTCGACGCTGGCAGCGTCGAGGTGAGCGAGGCTGAGATCGAGGCCGCCTGCGCGGCGGTCGAGCCGCAGGCCTACGCCGACCTGAAGCTGGCCGCGGAACGAATCGCTGTCTATCACCGCAAGCAGAAGCAGGAAACCTGGCTGTCGACCGACGAGGATGACCTGCTGGTCGGCCAGCTGGTGCGCCCCCTGGACCGGGTCGGCATCTACGTGCCGGGCGGCAAGGCCGCCTATCCCTCCTCGGTGCTGATGAACGCCGTGCCGGCGAAGGTGGCCGGGGTCGGTGAGGTGATCATGACCGTGCCGATGCCGGACGGGGTGGCCAATCCGCACGTCCTGACGGCGGCGCGAATTGCCGGTGTCGACCGCATCTTCCGGGTCGGCGGCGCCCAGGCGGTAGCCGCGCTGGCTTACGGCACCGAGAGCGTGCCGCGGGTCGACAAGATCACCGGCCCGGGCAATATCTATGTCGCGACCGCCAAGAAGCTGGTTTTCGGCCAGGTCGATATCGATATGATCGCCGGCCCGAGCGAAATCCTGGTGATCAACGACGGCAGCGGCGAAGCCGCGCACATCGCCGCCGATCTGCTCAGTCAGGCGGAACATGACGAACTCGCCTCGGCGGTGCTGGTGACCACCTGCCGGGAGATGGCGGCGGCGGTCGCGGCCGAGGTCGATCGTCAGCTTTCCGAACTGACGCGCGAGGCCATCGCCCGCAGCTCCATCGACAATTACGGGGCGATCATCGTCGCCCGCGACCTCGACGAGGCGGCGGCATTTTCCAATCGCATCGCGCCGGAACACCTGGAGCTGGCGGTTGCCGATCCCTTCGGCCTGCTGCCGCGGATCCGCCACGCCGGTGCCATCTTCATGGGCCACAATACCCCGGAAGCGGCCGGTGATTACCTGGCCGGGCCCAATCACACCCTGCCGACCGGGGGCACGGCGCGCTTTTTCTCGCCGCTGTCTCTCGATGACTATGTCAAGAAGTCGAGCATCGTCTCCTTCTCGCGGGCGGGTCTCGAACGCCTCGGCGGCGCCATCGAACGCATCGCCACGCTCGAGGGGCTGGAGGCGCACGCGAAATCGGTGAGCAAACGGCTGGAGAAGAAAAGCTAA
- the hisG gene encoding ATP phosphoribosyltransferase, with protein MSDWITFALPKGRIMQDSMELFGRIGITCPEMNEKGTRKLVFENPQQKFRFMAVRATDVPTYVEYGCADLGVVGKDTLLEQGKDLYEPLDLKFGYCRMVVAEPKALRGEDDPSSWSHIRVATKYPNITERYFAAKGIQVELIKLYGSIELAPLVGLAERIVDLVSTGGTLKANNMVEVETIAEITTRLIVNRASLKTKHRRISRIIADLEAVIADEVRISQ; from the coding sequence ATGAGCGACTGGATCACCTTTGCCCTTCCCAAAGGGCGGATCATGCAGGACTCGATGGAGTTGTTCGGCCGGATCGGCATCACCTGCCCGGAGATGAATGAAAAGGGGACCCGCAAACTGGTCTTCGAAAATCCGCAGCAGAAATTCCGTTTCATGGCGGTGCGGGCCACCGATGTGCCGACCTATGTCGAGTACGGCTGCGCGGACCTCGGGGTGGTCGGCAAGGACACCCTGCTGGAGCAGGGCAAGGATCTTTACGAACCGCTCGATCTGAAATTCGGCTACTGCCGGATGGTGGTCGCGGAACCGAAAGCGTTGCGCGGCGAAGATGACCCCTCCAGCTGGTCGCATATCCGGGTGGCGACCAAGTATCCCAATATCACCGAACGTTATTTTGCCGCCAAAGGCATCCAGGTGGAACTGATCAAGCTCTACGGCTCGATTGAACTGGCGCCGCTGGTCGGGCTTGCCGAGCGGATCGTCGACCTGGTTTCGACCGGCGGCACCCTCAAGGCCAACAACATGGTCGAGGTCGAAACCATCGCCGAGATCACCACCCGGCTGATTGTCAACCGCGCCAGCCTGAAGACCAAGCATCGCCGCATCAGCCGGATCATCGCCGATCTCGAGGCGGTTATCGCCGACGAGGTGCGGATATCGCAATAG